A portion of the Cryptomeria japonica chromosome 5, Sugi_1.0, whole genome shotgun sequence genome contains these proteins:
- the LOC131876213 gene encoding uncharacterized protein LOC131876213: MPGTKRKFPSTIQVGTKLTDILSGRFLPQKYNDPGSLVITLSIGGVEIPSVLIDLGAAMNVITTDTIEILRIPRIQPTTTMLQLANQSTAKREGVLKDVTVTIYAWDYPVDFLVLKARKKASRYPIILGRPCLETTLALIDCKFDSMTISNCKRQKELTLYPLAKPTFHSDTQYWVDEEIDSEGDGVVELAMVTLSEHVEEYEEYVEQGEDLNYRCGDFNQKNEECPHEEIKMESHKEVLHHDKLHPCPLDTLIGDPFEGRSDTKEITVSSDKPLFINSSLLPT; encoded by the coding sequence ATGCCTGGAACAAAAAGGAAGTTTCCTTCCACAATCCAAGTAGGAACTAAGCTCACTGATATATTATCAGGAAGATTTCTTCCTCAAAAATACAATGACCCTGGGAGTCTTGTAATTACTTTGAGCATAGGAGGAGTTGAGATACCCAGTGTgttgattgatttaggggcagctaTGAATGTTATTACTACTGATACTATAGAAATACTAAGAATACCAAGAATTCAACCCACAACAACTATGCTTCAGTTGGCAAATCAATCTACTGCCAAACGCGAGGGTGTTTTGAAAGATGTAACAGTCACAATTTATGCATGGGATTATCCAGTAGACTTCTTGGTACTCAAAGCTAGGAAGAAGGCATCAAGATATCCAATCATACTAGGAAGACCTTGTCTAGAGACTACATTGGCATTGATAGATTGCAAATTTGATAGTATGACTATTTCTAATTGTAAAAGGCAAAAAGAGTTGACACTTTACCCTCTAGCTAAACCAACATTTCATTCTGACACTCAATATTGGGTTGATGAGGAGATAGATTCAGAAGGGGATGGAGTGGTTGAGTTAGCCATGGTTACCTTATCAGAACATGTTGAGGAGTATGAAGAATATGTGGAACAGGGAGAAGACCTTAATTATAGATGTGGTGATTTTAAtcagaaaaatgaggaatgtcctcatgaagaaattaaaatggAAAGTCACAAGGAAGTTCTACATCATGATAAATTGCATCCTTGTCCCCTTGATACACTTATAGGAGATCCATTTGAAGGGAGAAGTGACACAAAAGAAATTACAGTCTCATCGGATAAACCTCTCTTCATTAATTCATCTTTGCTTCCGACATAA